A window of the Cicer arietinum cultivar CDC Frontier isolate Library 1 chromosome 6, Cicar.CDCFrontier_v2.0, whole genome shotgun sequence genome harbors these coding sequences:
- the LOC113784894 gene encoding uncharacterized protein, whose protein sequence is MTSNAYILLLFVCIFFHACNARQHLISPLDKKVEKKHRFSLKIVEKNEYDSSVKKFNEGAHKMNIDQLIVESEKSKGSKHRRSTNQRVLKDMGKASIFGLKTKSHVSVSWRVPHKKHSDKHPGFNLDYSPPKTHPPSHN, encoded by the exons ATGACATCAAATGCATACAttcttcttttatttgtttGCATTTTCTTCCATGCATGCAATGCTCGGCAGCATCTGATCAGTCCTTTAGATAAGAAGGTGGAGAAGAAACATCGTTTCTCTCTTAAG ATAGTTGAGAAAAATGAATATGATTCGTCAGTGAAAAAGTTTAATGAAGGTGCTCATAAGATGAACATTGATCAGTTGATTGTTGAGTCAGAAAAGTCAAAAGGCTCGAAACACCGAAGAAGTACTAACCAGAGAGTGTTGAAAGATATGGGAAAAGCTtcaatatttggtttaaaaacTAAATCTCATGTTTCAGTTTCATGGCGTGTGCCTCACAAGAAACATAGTGACAAACATCCTGGGTTTAATTTGGATTATTCACCACCCAAGACACATCCTCCTTCTCACAATTAA